In Psychrobacter ciconiae, the following are encoded in one genomic region:
- a CDS encoding cation:proton antiporter, producing MDTALLLSSIVGIGIAAQWLAWYLKQPSILFLLVIGIIIGPVLGYLDPDLLLGELLFPLISLGVAIILFEGSLTLEIDEIKQHGTVVRMLVSVGVLITITVVALSTYFLFDVDPIIALLFGSLVCVTGPTVIVPLLKSVRPNKTIANILRWEGIIIDPIGAIAVVLVYEYIISGGEASSLLLFAKIVVLSSVLGLLGAYVLAFLMRRHMIPEFLRNVFTLAFVLALFSISNHLEHESGLLTVTVLGIALANWPKFPRDTILEFNESLTLLLVSVLFIVLAARVELDSLLSVGIKGLVLLGIIMFVARPLSVWVSSIGSSLKTNEKLMISWIGPRGIVAAAISSLFAIRLQEYDIAGVELLVPLVFMVIIGTVMIQGLGAKSVAKLLGVREPATNGILIVGSNPVALLVATSLKDQGFDVIVAHNNYSNIARARMSGLRTYFGNPVSEHASHHLDLIGIGRLFAMSTDRELNTLSEIHYRHEFGEQRLFRLKFSDEKVKNERDDKQSSFQSQWLFGKDVTYTKLASMLSKKARIKITNLTDSYSFAQYKADNKQFVPLYTIDKDGKLHVITDKFDNQIPIDCKLVALVVDDEVQPKPVDVTAKQEQARAIADASFDEHLKAPRRRKEIDMSKKS from the coding sequence ATGGATACGGCATTATTATTGTCCTCGATTGTTGGCATCGGCATTGCCGCTCAGTGGTTGGCTTGGTACTTAAAGCAGCCCTCGATTTTGTTTTTGTTGGTAATTGGTATCATTATTGGTCCAGTTTTGGGCTATCTTGACCCTGATCTGCTGCTTGGCGAGCTGTTATTTCCGCTCATCTCCTTAGGTGTTGCCATCATTTTATTTGAAGGCTCATTGACCTTAGAAATTGATGAAATTAAACAGCACGGTACGGTCGTTCGGATGCTCGTTTCGGTCGGGGTGTTAATCACCATTACCGTCGTTGCGTTATCGACTTATTTTTTATTTGATGTTGATCCGATTATCGCGCTGCTGTTTGGCTCGCTGGTTTGTGTGACCGGACCTACGGTGATTGTGCCGCTGCTAAAAAGCGTCCGCCCCAACAAAACCATTGCTAATATTTTAAGATGGGAAGGCATCATTATCGACCCCATTGGCGCAATCGCGGTGGTGCTCGTTTATGAATATATCATCTCAGGCGGCGAGGCAAGCAGCTTATTGCTGTTCGCCAAAATCGTGGTACTTTCAAGCGTTTTAGGGCTACTTGGGGCTTATGTGTTGGCGTTTTTGATGCGCCGGCATATGATTCCAGAATTCTTGCGAAATGTGTTTACCTTGGCGTTTGTGTTGGCGCTGTTTTCGATTTCAAATCATTTGGAGCACGAGTCGGGGCTGCTGACGGTCACTGTTCTGGGCATTGCCCTTGCCAATTGGCCAAAATTCCCGCGCGATACCATTTTGGAATTTAATGAGTCGCTCACATTATTGCTGGTTTCGGTTTTATTTATCGTCCTTGCGGCTCGAGTTGAGTTAGATAGCTTACTTAGCGTTGGTATTAAAGGACTTGTGCTGCTTGGCATTATTATGTTTGTGGCGCGACCGCTGTCGGTTTGGGTGTCCTCGATAGGCTCAAGCCTAAAAACCAATGAAAAGCTGATGATCAGTTGGATTGGTCCGCGCGGGATTGTGGCGGCAGCGATTTCGTCACTGTTTGCCATTCGCTTGCAAGAATATGACATTGCCGGCGTTGAGCTTTTAGTGCCATTGGTGTTTATGGTCATTATTGGAACGGTGATGATTCAAGGCTTGGGCGCAAAATCGGTTGCCAAGCTCCTTGGCGTTCGCGAACCTGCGACCAACGGTATTTTGATTGTCGGCTCAAATCCTGTGGCGCTGCTGGTTGCGACTTCGTTAAAAGACCAAGGCTTTGATGTTATCGTCGCGCACAATAACTATAGCAATATTGCTCGCGCGCGCATGAGCGGTCTGCGAACCTACTTTGGCAATCCGGTTTCTGAGCACGCCTCGCACCATTTGGACTTAATCGGTATTGGGCGCTTGTTTGCCATGAGTACCGACCGCGAGCTGAACACCTTATCAGAAATCCACTACCGCCATGAATTTGGTGAACAAAGGCTTTTTCGGCTAAAATTTAGCGATGAAAAAGTCAAAAATGAGCGCGACGACAAACAAAGCAGCTTTCAATCACAGTGGCTGTTTGGCAAAGATGTCACCTACACCAAACTTGCCAGTATGCTGTCAAAAAAAGCGCGGATTAAAATTACCAACCTCACCGACAGTTATAGCTTTGCGCAATATAAAGCCGATAATAAGCAGTTTGTGCCGCTTTATACCATCGATAAAGACGGCAAATTGCACGTCATTACTGATAAATTTGATAACCAAATCCCGATAGATTGTAAGTTGGTGGCTTTGGTTGTCGATGATGAGGTTCAGCCAAAACCGGTCGATGTGACAGCAAAACAAGAGCAAGCAAGGGCGATTGCCGATGCGAGCTTTGATGAGCATCTCAAGGCGCCGCGTAGGCGCAAAGAAATTGACATGAGCAAAAAATCGTAA
- the tmk gene encoding dTMP kinase, whose translation MSKPHFPARFISFEGTEGVGKTTAIKALATKFDELGIDYIQTREPGGSPFAEKLRALLLDPATQINDDTELLLMFAARSDHLQSVILPALSQNKWVICDRFVDSTTAYQGFGRGFGDERYLAKINQLTESFVPKLPDLTLWLDLPVDLGMSRAGKRSAADRFEQQQLEFFSRVYDGFAYLANREARFCRIDAQGNADEVALKIWQAVQSRLLTN comes from the coding sequence ATGAGCAAGCCCCATTTTCCTGCCCGATTTATCAGCTTTGAGGGCACTGAAGGCGTCGGCAAAACCACCGCCATCAAAGCGCTTGCGACAAAATTTGACGAGCTTGGCATTGATTATATCCAAACGCGTGAACCCGGTGGCAGTCCTTTTGCCGAAAAACTGCGGGCGCTACTGCTAGACCCTGCCACCCAAATTAATGACGACACCGAATTGCTGCTGATGTTTGCCGCTCGCAGTGACCATTTACAATCGGTGATTTTGCCGGCGCTTAGTCAAAATAAATGGGTAATTTGCGACCGTTTTGTCGATTCCACCACCGCTTATCAAGGTTTTGGTCGTGGTTTTGGCGATGAGCGTTATTTGGCTAAAATTAATCAGCTCACCGAAAGCTTTGTCCCAAAACTGCCTGATTTGACCCTTTGGCTTGATTTGCCGGTAGATTTAGGCATGAGCCGCGCCGGCAAGCGCAGTGCGGCTGACCGCTTTGAGCAACAGCAGCTTGAGTTTTTTAGTCGCGTTTATGACGGCTTTGCTTATTTGGCAAATCGCGAGGCAAGATTTTGCCGGATTGACGCTCAAGGCAATGCTGACGAGGTTGCTTTAAAAATTTGGCAAGCGGTTCAATCAAGATTGCTTACCAATTAA